From Sphingomonas hengshuiensis, one genomic window encodes:
- the rplN gene encoding 50S ribosomal protein L14, with protein sequence MIQMQSNLDVADNSGAKRVQCIKVLGGSKRRVAGVGDVIVVSVKEAQPRGKVKKGDVHRAVIVRTAKDIRRADGSVIRFDGNAAVLVNKNEEPIGTRIFGPVVRELRSKGYMKIISLAPEVL encoded by the coding sequence ATGATCCAGATGCAGTCCAATCTCGACGTCGCTGACAATAGCGGCGCGAAGCGGGTGCAGTGCATCAAGGTGCTGGGCGGCTCTAAGCGTCGCGTGGCCGGCGTTGGCGACGTGATCGTCGTCAGCGTCAAGGAAGCACAGCCCCGCGGCAAGGTGAAGAAGGGTGACGTGCATCGCGCGGTCATCGTTCGCACCGCCAAGGACATCCGCCGCGCCGATGGCTCGGTGATTCGCTTCGACGGCAATGCCGCCGTGCTGGTCAACAAGAACGAGGAGCCGATCGGCACCCGTATCTTCGGGCCGGTTGTCCGCGAGCTGCGCTCGAAGGGCTATATGAAGATCATCTCGCTCGCGCCTGAGGTGCTGTGA
- the rpsE gene encoding 30S ribosomal protein S5 produces MADEINTTDAPVEAQDAGQATEQQNRGPRGGRGRGGPGGGQNRGGRDNRGGGRDNRGRGGPGSDDGGEELIEKLVHINRVSKTVKGGKRFGFAALVVVGDGKGRVGFGHGKAREVPEAISKATAAAKKAMVRVPLKEGRTLHHDGNGHFGAGRVTLRSAPQGTGIIAGGPMRAIFESLGVADVVTKSVGTSNPYNMIRATFEALNEQTSPKSVAQRRGKKIADLLGRGGSQTAEADAAAVVE; encoded by the coding sequence ATGGCCGATGAAATCAACACGACCGACGCTCCGGTCGAGGCGCAGGACGCCGGCCAGGCGACCGAGCAGCAGAACCGCGGTCCGCGTGGCGGCCGTGGTCGTGGCGGCCCCGGCGGCGGTCAGAACCGTGGCGGTCGCGACAATCGCGGCGGCGGTCGCGACAATCGTGGCCGGGGTGGCCCGGGCAGCGACGATGGCGGCGAAGAGCTGATCGAGAAGCTGGTCCACATCAACCGCGTTTCGAAGACGGTTAAGGGCGGCAAGCGCTTCGGCTTCGCGGCGCTGGTCGTCGTGGGCGACGGCAAGGGCCGTGTCGGCTTCGGCCATGGCAAGGCACGCGAAGTGCCGGAAGCCATTTCGAAGGCGACGGCTGCTGCCAAGAAGGCAATGGTCCGCGTTCCGCTCAAGGAAGGCCGCACGCTGCATCATGACGGCAACGGGCATTTCGGTGCCGGTCGCGTCACGCTCCGCTCGGCGCCGCAGGGCACCGGGATCATCGCGGGTGGCCCGATGCGCGCCATCTTCGAATCGCTGGGTGTGGCGGACGTCGTGACCAAGTCGGTCGGCACGTCCAACCCCTACAACATGATCCGCGCCACCTTCGAAGCGCTGAACGAACAGACTTCGCCGAAGTCGGTCGCACAGCGTCGTGGCAAGAAGATCGCCGACCTGCTCGGCCGCGGTGGTTCGCAGACCGCCGAGGCGGATGCAGCCGCGGTTGTGGAGTAA
- a CDS encoding adenylate kinase has product MNIILLGPPGAGKGTQASRLEAERGMVQLSTGDMLRAAVKAGTPTGVKAKAVMEAGALVSDEIVSGIIGERLDMPDTEKGAIFDGYPRTAPQAESLDSLLAERGRKLDYVIELVVDEDALVDRITGRFTCAKCGAGYHDRYKLPQVAGTCDVCGSQEFKRRPDDNAETVRTRMAEYRAKTAPILPLYEVRGLVRRVDGMADMDVVGAEIAAILDGTD; this is encoded by the coding sequence GTGAACATCATCCTGTTGGGCCCACCGGGCGCTGGTAAGGGCACCCAGGCGAGCCGGCTCGAGGCGGAGCGGGGCATGGTCCAGCTCTCGACGGGCGACATGCTGCGCGCGGCGGTGAAGGCGGGGACGCCCACCGGCGTCAAGGCCAAGGCCGTGATGGAAGCGGGGGCGCTGGTTTCGGACGAGATCGTGTCGGGCATCATCGGCGAACGGCTCGACATGCCGGATACCGAGAAGGGCGCGATCTTCGACGGCTATCCGCGCACCGCGCCGCAGGCCGAGTCGCTCGACTCGCTGCTGGCCGAGCGCGGGCGCAAGCTCGATTATGTGATCGAGCTGGTCGTCGACGAGGACGCGCTGGTCGACCGGATCACCGGGCGCTTCACCTGCGCCAAATGCGGTGCGGGCTATCATGATCGCTACAAGCTGCCGCAGGTCGCCGGCACCTGCGATGTGTGCGGCAGCCAGGAGTTCAAGCGCCGCCCCGACGATAATGCGGAGACGGTGCGGACGCGGATGGCCGAATATCGCGCCAAGACCGCGCCGATTCTGCCGCTGTACGAAGTCCGCGGGCTCGTCCGGCGCGTGGACGGCATGGCCGATATGGACGTGGTCGGCGCAGAGATCGCCGCGATCCTCGACGGCACCGACTGA
- the rpmD gene encoding 50S ribosomal protein L30 codes for MAKIKIQQIGSPIRRTKDQRATLIGLGLNKMHKVSELEDSPEVRGMIRKLPHMVKVLEG; via the coding sequence ATGGCGAAGATCAAGATCCAGCAGATCGGCTCGCCGATCCGCCGCACCAAGGATCAGCGCGCAACGCTGATCGGGCTCGGCCTGAACAAGATGCACAAGGTCTCGGAGCTGGAAGACAGCCCCGAAGTCCGCGGCATGATCCGCAAGCTGCCGCACATGGTGAAGGTGCTCGAGGGCTGA
- the rplE gene encoding 50S ribosomal protein L5: MADSYTPRMRQMYDETIVKAMTEKFGYKNVMEIPRLEKIVLNMGVGEATQDKKRVEQAAQEMELIAGQKPVVTKAKKSIAQFKLREGMPIGCKVTLRRERMYEFLDRFITIALPRVRDFRGLNPKSFDGRGNYACGIKEQIVFPEINYDRIDKVRGMDVIVTTTAKTDEEARELLRLFGFPFPKADGEQKQAA; encoded by the coding sequence ATGGCTGATTCCTATACGCCGCGCATGCGGCAGATGTACGACGAGACCATCGTCAAGGCGATGACCGAGAAGTTCGGCTACAAGAACGTCATGGAAATCCCGCGGCTCGAGAAGATCGTGCTGAACATGGGCGTTGGCGAAGCCACCCAGGACAAGAAGCGCGTCGAACAGGCCGCTCAGGAAATGGAACTGATCGCGGGCCAGAAGCCCGTCGTCACCAAGGCGAAGAAGTCGATCGCACAGTTCAAGCTGCGCGAAGGCATGCCGATCGGCTGCAAGGTCACCCTGCGCCGGGAGCGGATGTACGAGTTCCTCGACCGTTTCATCACGATCGCGCTTCCCCGCGTTCGCGATTTCCGTGGGCTGAACCCGAAGTCCTTCGATGGTCGCGGCAATTATGCCTGCGGCATCAAGGAGCAGATCGTGTTCCCCGAGATCAACTATGACCGCATCGACAAGGTGCGCGGCATGGACGTGATCGTTACCACCACCGCTAAGACCGACGAAGAGGCTCGCGAGCTCCTCCGTCTCTTCGGCTTCCCGTTCCCGAAGGCGGACGGCGAGCAGAAGCAGGCCGCGTAA
- the rpsH gene encoding 30S ribosomal protein S8 — MALTDPLGDMLTRIRNGQRARKDSVLTPASKLRARVLDVLQREGYIRGYSEEQMGPAAGIRIELKYFEGQPAIKHVARISKPGRRVYSGSQELPRVRNGLGITIVSTPRGVLSDAEAREQNVGGEVLAEVF; from the coding sequence ATGGCTTTGACCGATCCCCTGGGTGATATGCTCACCCGCATCCGCAACGGCCAGCGCGCGCGCAAGGACTCCGTCCTCACGCCCGCTTCGAAGTTGCGTGCACGCGTTCTCGATGTCCTCCAGCGCGAAGGCTACATCCGTGGCTATAGCGAGGAGCAGATGGGCCCTGCCGCCGGCATCCGCATCGAGCTGAAATATTTCGAGGGCCAGCCGGCGATCAAGCACGTCGCGCGCATCTCGAAGCCGGGTCGCCGGGTGTACAGCGGTTCGCAGGAACTGCCGCGCGTCCGCAACGGCCTTGGTATCACGATCGTCTCGACGCCTCGCGGCGTTCTGTCCGACGCCGAAGCGCGCGAACAGAATGTCGGCGGCGAAGTGCTCGCGGAGGTCTTCTGA
- a CDS encoding response regulator transcription factor: MTRKILIVEDDAATAAYLAKGLGEAGFSVQESADGRDGLFLASEGIFDALIVDRMLPGLDGLAMLGALRAANIRTPALILSALGTVDDRVKGLRAGADDYLTKPFSFAELLARVEALLRRAEGNAAEVQTTRLTVGDLEIDLLARSVTRQGRAILLGAREFNLLEFLARHAGQVVTRTMMLEKIWNYHFDPGSNVVDVHIGRLRRKLEEGFASPILHTVRGAGYRLALDT; this comes from the coding sequence ATGACTCGCAAGATCCTCATCGTCGAAGACGACGCGGCGACCGCCGCCTATCTGGCCAAGGGGCTGGGGGAGGCGGGCTTCTCGGTGCAGGAGAGCGCCGACGGGCGCGACGGGCTGTTCCTCGCGTCAGAGGGGATATTCGACGCGCTGATCGTCGATCGGATGCTCCCCGGGCTCGACGGGCTCGCGATGCTGGGCGCGTTGCGCGCCGCCAATATCCGCACGCCGGCGCTGATCCTCTCGGCGCTCGGCACCGTCGATGATCGCGTCAAGGGGCTGCGCGCCGGCGCCGATGATTATCTCACCAAGCCCTTTTCCTTCGCCGAGCTGCTCGCCCGAGTCGAGGCGCTGTTGCGCCGCGCGGAGGGCAATGCCGCCGAAGTCCAGACGACGCGCCTCACCGTCGGCGACCTCGAGATCGACTTGCTCGCGCGCAGCGTCACGCGCCAGGGCCGCGCGATCCTGCTCGGCGCGCGCGAATTCAACCTGCTCGAATTCCTCGCGCGGCATGCGGGGCAGGTCGTCACGCGCACGATGATGCTCGAAAAGATCTGGAACTATCATTTCGATCCGGGTTCGAACGTCGTCGACGTCCATATCGGCCGCCTGCGCCGCAAGCTGGAGGAGGGGTTCGCGTCGCCGATCCTCCACACCGTGCGCGGCGCCGGCTATCGGCTCGCGCTCGATACGTGA
- a CDS encoding DUF2971 domain-containing protein yields the protein MKGYSETVRELPPASLYKYRTPFRPQLERDRDIIVGSRLWAASPLAFNDPFDCFPFVDLSGSEREKRQWVKRYGMRHFAPAPRHKRRRMVQQIEQGLRVSFRQGVPNADAGAQDAWRDVLARTGVVSLAERADDMLMWGYYADSHQGYCLEFTTNKEPFMLANRVKYADERPVFRLFDPDRSDLMERLLLQKASFWRHEREWRIARMQGIGAIEFPPECLTAIILGANISRDDEAALRQMASDGQHAIAIRRARLDAKSFKLTIVDA from the coding sequence ATGAAAGGGTACTCAGAGACAGTTCGCGAACTCCCTCCGGCGAGCCTCTATAAATACAGGACACCTTTTCGCCCCCAACTTGAGCGCGATCGCGACATCATCGTTGGTTCCCGACTCTGGGCGGCGTCGCCTCTCGCCTTTAACGATCCTTTCGATTGCTTTCCGTTCGTTGATCTCTCCGGAAGCGAACGTGAGAAACGCCAATGGGTGAAGCGCTACGGCATGCGGCACTTCGCACCCGCTCCAAGGCACAAGCGGCGCCGAATGGTCCAGCAAATTGAACAGGGGTTACGTGTCAGCTTCAGGCAAGGAGTCCCAAATGCAGATGCTGGAGCGCAGGATGCCTGGCGTGACGTCCTCGCAAGAACGGGTGTGGTGAGCCTCGCTGAGCGAGCGGATGACATGTTGATGTGGGGCTACTATGCGGACAGCCATCAAGGTTACTGCCTGGAGTTTACCACCAATAAAGAGCCATTCATGCTTGCAAATCGAGTAAAATACGCGGATGAGCGCCCCGTTTTTCGCCTATTTGATCCCGACCGATCAGATCTAATGGAACGATTATTGCTTCAAAAGGCGAGTTTTTGGCGACACGAACGTGAATGGCGGATCGCTCGCATGCAAGGAATTGGAGCGATCGAGTTCCCTCCGGAGTGTCTCACAGCGATAATTCTCGGCGCCAACATATCGCGTGACGATGAAGCGGCATTACGGCAAATGGCCTCAGATGGACAACACGCTATCGCGATCAGGCGAGCCAGACTTGATGCAAAATCATTCAAGTTAACAATCGTCGACGCCTGA
- the rpmC gene encoding 50S ribosomal protein L29: MTKATDFRAKTEDQLSEDLGNLKREAFNLRFQAATSQLEKPSRVKEVRRDIARIKTLQNERSRSAAK; the protein is encoded by the coding sequence ATGACCAAGGCTACCGATTTTCGGGCGAAGACCGAGGACCAGCTCAGCGAAGACCTGGGCAACCTCAAGCGCGAAGCTTTCAACCTGCGTTTCCAGGCGGCGACCAGCCAGCTTGAGAAGCCGTCGCGGGTCAAGGAAGTCCGTCGCGACATCGCCCGCATCAAGACGCTGCAGAACGAGCGCTCGCGCTCGGCTGCGAAGTAA
- the rplF gene encoding 50S ribosomal protein L6 codes for MSRIGKKPVAIPSGVTATIDGGVLNVKGPKGVLSLTMREEISYTLEDGSISVQPANGTKAARAFWGMQRTMVQNLITGVTDGFSKKLLITGVGYRAASQGKVLKLQLGYSHDVNFDIPEGIEIKTPDQTTVEISGIDKQKVGQVAAEIRRWRKPEPYKGKGIKYDGEFIFRKEGKKK; via the coding sequence ATGAGCCGCATTGGCAAAAAGCCCGTTGCGATTCCGAGCGGTGTCACCGCGACGATCGACGGCGGCGTGCTGAACGTGAAGGGCCCCAAGGGCGTCCTTTCGCTCACCATGCGCGAAGAGATCAGCTACACGCTGGAAGACGGCAGCATTTCGGTGCAGCCGGCCAACGGGACCAAGGCGGCGCGTGCCTTTTGGGGCATGCAGCGCACGATGGTGCAGAACCTGATCACCGGCGTGACCGACGGCTTTTCGAAGAAGCTGCTGATCACCGGCGTCGGCTATCGCGCGGCATCGCAGGGCAAGGTGCTCAAGCTCCAGCTCGGCTATTCGCACGACGTCAATTTCGACATCCCCGAGGGTATCGAGATCAAGACGCCCGATCAGACCACGGTCGAGATTTCGGGCATCGACAAGCAGAAGGTCGGCCAGGTGGCCGCAGAGATTCGTCGCTGGCGCAAGCCCGAGCCGTACAAGGGCAAGGGCATCAAGTACGACGGCGAATTCATCTTCCGTAAGGAAGGGAAGAAGAAGTGA
- the rplO gene encoding 50S ribosomal protein L15: MKLNELNDNQGARHRRMRVGRGIGSGKGKTAGRGVKGQNSREGVSINGFEGGQMPLHMRIPKRGFNNIFAKDYAEVNLGAIQKAIDAGTLDASAALDQAALNAAGLTRGGKDGVRLLAKGAITSAITITVAGASKTAKEAVEKAGGTVTIPELVAARDKHKAKHRVAQNARKADKAEKVAAAKG; the protein is encoded by the coding sequence ATGAAGCTGAACGAACTCAACGACAACCAGGGCGCCCGCCACCGCCGCATGCGCGTCGGACGCGGCATCGGCTCGGGCAAGGGCAAGACCGCAGGCCGCGGCGTCAAGGGTCAGAACAGCCGCGAGGGTGTGTCGATCAACGGCTTCGAGGGCGGTCAGATGCCGCTCCACATGCGTATCCCGAAGCGCGGCTTCAACAACATCTTCGCCAAGGATTATGCCGAAGTGAACCTCGGCGCGATCCAGAAGGCGATCGACGCGGGCACGCTCGATGCCTCGGCAGCGCTCGACCAGGCGGCGCTCAACGCGGCGGGCCTGACCCGTGGCGGCAAGGACGGCGTCCGCCTCCTCGCCAAGGGTGCGATCACCTCGGCGATCACGATCACCGTCGCCGGTGCGTCGAAGACCGCCAAGGAAGCCGTCGAAAAGGCTGGCGGCACCGTGACCATCCCCGAACTGGTCGCCGCGCGCGACAAGCACAAGGCGAAGCATCGTGTCGCCCAGAATGCGCGCAAGGCCGACAAGGCCGAGAAGGTTGCAGCCGCAAAGGGCTGA
- the rpsN gene encoding 30S ribosomal protein S14, which yields MAKLSSVNKNERRKLLVKKYAGKYAKLKTIANDESLDETERLIARLKMAEIPRNGNPTRIRNRCELTGRPRGYYRKFRLARVMLRDLANKGLIPGVTKSSW from the coding sequence ATGGCGAAACTGAGTTCGGTCAACAAGAACGAGCGTCGCAAGCTGCTGGTGAAGAAGTACGCCGGCAAGTACGCGAAGCTCAAGACGATCGCGAACGATGAGAGCTTGGATGAAACCGAGCGCCTGATCGCGCGGCTCAAGATGGCTGAGATCCCCCGCAACGGCAATCCGACCCGGATTCGCAATCGTTGCGAGCTGACCGGCCGCCCGCGCGGCTATTACCGCAAGTTCCGTCTCGCACGCGTCATGCTGCGCGATCTGGCCAACAAGGGCCTGATCCCCGGCGTCACGAAGTCGAGCTGGTAA
- the secY gene encoding preprotein translocase subunit SecY has translation MASAADQLASSISLAKFSKATELKKRLWFTLGALIVFRLLSYVPLPGVDPTQLNLLAQQTQGGVLDFFNNFTGGALQRMSIVALGVMPYITASIVVQLATSLSPTLNAIKKEGESGRKRLNQYTRYGTVGLTAIQGYFIAVGLEAFGASEGLQAVIEPGLLFRVGAVISLVGGTLFLMWIGEQITSRGIGNGISLIIMAGIVARLPTTLVQLFESGRTGTIDPLRLVLILVGIAALVLFICFMERAQRRILIQYPKRQTARGVQAERSHLPLKLNTAGVIPPIFASSLLLLPLTITQFAGAATSGESWWGDLVINLNTWLRHGSPLYMALYGLGIIFFSFFYTAIVFNPEETADNLKRYGGFIPGIRPGKNTENYFDYVLTRITVVGAAYLTIICLVPEYLILSMGVPFLMGGTSLLIVVNVTMDTVTQIQSHLLAHQYGDLIKKAKLKGRMR, from the coding sequence ATGGCTAGCGCAGCCGACCAACTCGCCTCCAGCATCAGCCTTGCGAAATTTTCCAAGGCCACCGAACTCAAGAAGCGCCTGTGGTTTACGCTCGGGGCGCTGATCGTGTTCCGTCTGCTCAGCTACGTTCCGCTTCCCGGTGTCGATCCGACCCAGCTGAACCTGCTCGCGCAGCAGACGCAGGGCGGGGTGCTCGATTTCTTCAACAATTTCACCGGCGGCGCGCTCCAGCGCATGTCGATCGTCGCGCTGGGTGTGATGCCCTACATCACCGCATCGATCGTGGTGCAGCTCGCGACCTCGCTCAGCCCGACGCTCAACGCCATCAAGAAGGAAGGCGAGAGCGGTCGCAAGCGGCTGAACCAATATACCCGCTACGGCACCGTCGGCCTCACGGCGATCCAGGGCTATTTCATCGCGGTCGGGCTCGAGGCGTTCGGCGCCTCGGAGGGGCTTCAGGCGGTGATCGAGCCGGGGCTGTTGTTCCGCGTCGGCGCGGTGATCAGCCTGGTCGGCGGCACGCTGTTCCTGATGTGGATCGGCGAGCAGATCACCAGCCGCGGCATCGGCAACGGCATTTCGCTGATCATCATGGCCGGCATCGTCGCGCGCCTGCCCACCACGCTCGTCCAGCTGTTCGAGAGCGGCCGTACCGGCACGATCGACCCGCTGCGCCTCGTGCTCATCCTGGTCGGCATCGCCGCGCTAGTGCTGTTCATCTGCTTCATGGAGCGCGCCCAGCGCCGCATCCTGATCCAATATCCCAAGCGCCAGACCGCGCGCGGGGTGCAGGCCGAGCGCAGCCATCTGCCGCTCAAGCTCAACACCGCCGGCGTGATCCCGCCGATCTTCGCGTCGTCGCTGCTGCTGCTGCCGCTGACGATCACCCAGTTCGCGGGCGCCGCGACCTCGGGCGAGAGCTGGTGGGGCGATCTCGTGATCAACCTCAACACCTGGCTGCGCCACGGCTCGCCGCTCTACATGGCGCTGTACGGGCTCGGGATCATTTTCTTCTCGTTCTTCTACACCGCGATCGTCTTCAATCCCGAGGAGACCGCGGACAATCTGAAGCGCTATGGCGGGTTCATCCCCGGCATCCGCCCGGGCAAGAACACCGAGAATTATTTCGATTATGTGCTGACCCGCATCACCGTGGTGGGCGCCGCGTATCTCACGATCATCTGCCTGGTGCCCGAATATCTGATATTGTCGATGGGCGTTCCGTTCCTGATGGGCGGCACTAGCCTTCTGATCGTGGTGAACGTAACGATGGACACGGTGACGCAGATTCAGTCGCATTTGCTGGCACACCAGTATGGCGACCTGATCAAGAAGGCCAAGCTGAAGGGGCGCATGCGCTAA
- the rplR gene encoding 50S ribosomal protein L18, with translation MSTKGLSLFAKRRRRNRTALRARAGARPRLSIHRSGKHIYAQVIDDAQGKTIASASTLEKDVRGVTGANIAAAQEVGKRVAEAAKAAGVTQVVFDRGGFLYHGRVKALADAARESGLEF, from the coding sequence ATCAGCACCAAGGGTCTTTCGCTTTTTGCAAAGCGTCGCCGTCGCAACCGCACTGCGCTTCGTGCGCGGGCTGGCGCCCGTCCGCGGCTTTCGATCCATCGCTCGGGCAAGCATATCTATGCCCAGGTGATCGACGATGCCCAGGGCAAGACGATCGCTTCGGCCTCGACGCTCGAAAAGGACGTGCGCGGCGTGACCGGCGCGAACATCGCGGCGGCACAGGAAGTCGGCAAGCGCGTGGCCGAAGCTGCCAAGGCAGCCGGCGTGACGCAGGTCGTCTTCGATCGCGGTGGCTTCCTCTATCACGGTCGCGTCAAGGCGCTGGCGGATGCCGCGCGTGAGAGCGGATTGGAGTTCTAA
- the rpsQ gene encoding 30S ribosomal protein S17 — MPKRVLTGNIVSDKGDKTVVVLVERKVKHPLYGKIIRRSKKYHAHDEGNEYKAGETVRIEETAPISKLKTWKVIDRVNTHATPTTVDAA; from the coding sequence ATGCCGAAGCGCGTGCTGACCGGGAACATTGTCTCGGACAAGGGCGACAAGACGGTCGTCGTGCTCGTGGAGCGGAAGGTTAAGCACCCGCTCTACGGCAAGATCATCCGTCGCTCGAAGAAGTATCATGCCCATGACGAGGGCAACGAGTATAAGGCGGGCGAGACCGTGCGGATCGAAGAGACCGCACCGATCTCCAAGCTCAAGACGTGGAAGGTGATCGACCGGGTTAACACCCATGCGACCCCGACCACGGTCGACGCCGCCTAA
- the rplX gene encoding 50S ribosomal protein L24, with translation MATAKIKKGDQVIVLSGKDKGRTGEVVKSLPKDGKVVVSGLNVAVRHKKPTQGSPQGGLERSEAPMHVSKVAHVTADGKPTRVRFEERDGKKVRVAVKTGEVING, from the coding sequence ATGGCAACTGCCAAGATCAAGAAGGGCGACCAGGTCATCGTCCTGTCCGGCAAGGACAAGGGACGGACCGGCGAAGTCGTCAAGTCGCTGCCCAAGGACGGCAAGGTCGTCGTCTCGGGCCTGAACGTCGCGGTGCGCCACAAGAAGCCGACTCAGGGCAGCCCGCAGGGCGGTCTCGAGCGTTCGGAAGCGCCGATGCACGTCTCGAAGGTCGCGCACGTGACCGCCGATGGCAAGCCGACGCGCGTCCGCTTCGAAGAGCGTGACGGCAAGAAGGTTCGCGTCGCCGTCAAGACCGGGGAGGTCATCAATGGCTGA